The following coding sequences are from one Musa acuminata AAA Group cultivar baxijiao chromosome BXJ2-4, Cavendish_Baxijiao_AAA, whole genome shotgun sequence window:
- the LOC135610244 gene encoding ABC transporter B family member 28-like isoform X3, with product MTIIWESVMANLRGQIFRQILIQKVEFFDRHKVGELTGLLTSDLGSLKDIVNENISRDRGLRALSEVVGTICILFTLSTQLAPILALLMVVISVLVAVFKRSTVPVFISHGMVQASISDCATETFSAIRTVRSFAGEKRQFSIFRNLVLAYQNNGIKLGTLKSANESLTRTVVYISLMALYCLGGSKVKAGELSVGTMVSFIGYTFTLTFAVQGGVNTLGDLRRTFAAAERINSILSLAEIDMSLAYGLEKELQTTEVDINLGLNHEDVYHKKKQSKHYMLELRSASDGCNLAWSGDICLEDIYFSYPLRSDVEVLSGLNLTLECGKITALVGPSGAGKSTIVQLLARFYEPTRGRITVAGEDIRTFDRREWARVVSLVNQEPVLFSVSIGENIAYGLPDETVSKDDIIKAAKAANAHEFIISLPQGYDTLVGERGSLLSGGQRQRIAIARALLKNAPILILDEATSALDATSESLVQQALDHLMKGRTSLVIAHRLSTVQNANQIALCSGGRIAELGTHLELLAKKGQYASLVGTQRLAFE from the exons ATGACCATTATATGGGAGTCTGTGATGGCAAATCTAAGAGGCCAGATATTTAGACAGATATTGATTCAAAAG GTGGAGTTTTTTGACCGTCATAAG GTTGGTGAATTGACTGGGTTGTTGACATCTGACTTGGGTTCTTTAAAGGATATTGTCAATGAGAATATTTCAAGAGATCGTGGGCTGAGAGCACTCTCTGAGG TTGTTGGTACGATATGCATACTTTTCACACTCTCGACACAGTTGGCTCCTATCTTAGCGTTGCTGATGGTGGTTATATCTGTTTTAGTAG CTGTGTTTAAGCGGTCAACTGTTCCTGTCTTCATATCTCATGGAATGGTGCAAGCGAGCATATCAGACTGTGCAACTGAAACATTTTCTGCAATTCGTACT GTTAGATCTTTTGCTGGTGAGAAGCGACAGTTCTCCATCTTCAGAAATTTG GTACTTGCTTACCAGAACAATGGCATAAAACTTGGTACTTTGAAGTCTGCAAATGAGTCCTTGACAAGGACAGTAGTCTACATTTCTCTGATGGCACTTTATTGTCTTGGTGGAAGCAAAGTCAAGGCG GGTGAACTGTCTGTTGGAACTATGGTTTCTTTTATTGGTTACACTTTCACGCTAACTTTTGCG GTTCAAGGGGGTGTCAAcactctcggtgatctccgccggACTTTTGCTGCTGCTGAAAGAATTAATTCTATTCTTTCTCTAGCGGAAATTGACATGTCACTTGCATATGGTTTAGAGAAAGAACTCCAAACAACTGAAGTAGATATCAATCTTGGTTTGAATCATGAAGACGTTtatcataagaagaaacaaagcAAGCATTACATGTTAGAACTGAGATCAGCAAGTGATGGGTGTAATCTAGCTTGGTCAGGTGACATCTGTCTAGAAG ATATATACTTCTCTTATCCTTTAAGGTCTGATGTGGAGGTCTTGAGTGGTCTGAATCTGACCCTCGAATGTGGAAAGATAACAGCACTAGTGGGACCCAGTGGTGCTGGAAAAAGTACGATAGTACAACTTCTGGCACGCTTTTATGAG CCAACGAGGGGTCGGATCACTGTAGCAGGAGAAGATATCAGAACTTTTGATAGGAGGGAATGGGCCCGGGTTGTGTCTCTAGTGAATCAG GAACCAGTTCTATTTTCAGTatcaattggagaaaatattgcATATGGGCTTCCTGATGAGACTGTCTCCAAGGATGATATAATTAAGGCAGCTAAAGCTGCCAATGCTCATGAATTCATAATCTCACTTCCTCAG GGTTATGACACACTAGTTGGTGAACGTGGAAGCCTATTAAGTGGTGGACAGAGACAG AGGATTGCTATAGCACGAGCTCTTCTTAAGAATGCTCCAATTTTAATACTTGATGAG GCCACCAGTGCTCTGGATGCAACTAGTGAGTCCCTAGTGCAGCAGGCTCTCGATCACTTGATGAAAGGAAGGACATCCTTGGTGATTGCCCATAGATTAAGTACTgtacaaaatgcaaatcaaattgctctttgcTCAGGCGGTAGGATAGCAGAACTAGGAACCCACCTTGAGTTGTTGGCAAAGAAAGGTCAATACGCCTCATTGGTTGGAACACAGCGCCTTGCGTTTGAATGA
- the LOC135610244 gene encoding ABC transporter B family member 28-like isoform X1: protein MAAASTSLLQSLFSPFPFPSRMLTSSSISGRCPAALLVRRPHRTARNPPSHVTGVRRRRSGGHARAAYVSAPAADPDPVAKDESPAADVLSLPPVAISWSVIWSLLSRHKIRMAVSLASLVGCTSCTLAMPIFSGKFFQTLTGTVSEPLWRLLSQIAFLYSLEPIFTIIFVTNMTIIWESVMANLRGQIFRQILIQKVEFFDRHKVGELTGLLTSDLGSLKDIVNENISRDRGLRALSEVVGTICILFTLSTQLAPILALLMVVISVLVAVFKRSTVPVFISHGMVQASISDCATETFSAIRTVRSFAGEKRQFSIFRNLVLAYQNNGIKLGTLKSANESLTRTVVYISLMALYCLGGSKVKAGELSVGTMVSFIGYTFTLTFAVQGGVNTLGDLRRTFAAAERINSILSLAEIDMSLAYGLEKELQTTEVDINLGLNHEDVYHKKKQSKHYMLELRSASDGCNLAWSGDICLEDIYFSYPLRSDVEVLSGLNLTLECGKITALVGPSGAGKSTIVQLLARFYEPTRGRITVAGEDIRTFDRREWARVVSLVNQEPVLFSVSIGENIAYGLPDETVSKDDIIKAAKAANAHEFIISLPQGYDTLVGERGSLLSGGQRQRIAIARALLKNAPILILDEATSALDATSESLVQQALDHLMKGRTSLVIAHRLSTVQNANQIALCSGGRIAELGTHLELLAKKGQYASLVGTQRLAFE from the exons atggccgccGCCTCCACCTCTCTTCTTCAATCCCTCTTCTCTCCCTTCCCATTCCCTAGTCGGATGCtcacctcctcctccatctccggCCGATGCCCCGCCGCGCTCCTCGTCCGTCGCCCGCATCGGACGGCTCGAAACCCTCCCTCGCACGTCACCGGCgtgcggaggaggaggagcggaggCCATGCTCGTGCCGCCTATGTCTCCGCCCCTGCAGCCGACCCCGATCCCGTCGCCAAGGATGAAAGTCCCGCGGCGGACGTCTTGTCCCTGCCGCCTGTTGCCATTAGCTGGAGCGTCATCTGGTCTCTCCTCTCCCGTCACAAGATTCGGATGGCCGTCTCGCTCGCCTCTCTAGTTGGATGCACTTCTTGTACCCTCGCGATGCCTATCTTCTCTG GGAAGTTCTTTCAGACACTTACAGGGACAGTTTCTGAGCCTTTATGGAGACTTCTATCTCAGATTGCCTTTTTGTATTCTTTGGAACCcatctttactataatcttcgtcACCAACATGACCATTATATGGGAGTCTGTGATGGCAAATCTAAGAGGCCAGATATTTAGACAGATATTGATTCAAAAG GTGGAGTTTTTTGACCGTCATAAG GTTGGTGAATTGACTGGGTTGTTGACATCTGACTTGGGTTCTTTAAAGGATATTGTCAATGAGAATATTTCAAGAGATCGTGGGCTGAGAGCACTCTCTGAGG TTGTTGGTACGATATGCATACTTTTCACACTCTCGACACAGTTGGCTCCTATCTTAGCGTTGCTGATGGTGGTTATATCTGTTTTAGTAG CTGTGTTTAAGCGGTCAACTGTTCCTGTCTTCATATCTCATGGAATGGTGCAAGCGAGCATATCAGACTGTGCAACTGAAACATTTTCTGCAATTCGTACT GTTAGATCTTTTGCTGGTGAGAAGCGACAGTTCTCCATCTTCAGAAATTTG GTACTTGCTTACCAGAACAATGGCATAAAACTTGGTACTTTGAAGTCTGCAAATGAGTCCTTGACAAGGACAGTAGTCTACATTTCTCTGATGGCACTTTATTGTCTTGGTGGAAGCAAAGTCAAGGCG GGTGAACTGTCTGTTGGAACTATGGTTTCTTTTATTGGTTACACTTTCACGCTAACTTTTGCG GTTCAAGGGGGTGTCAAcactctcggtgatctccgccggACTTTTGCTGCTGCTGAAAGAATTAATTCTATTCTTTCTCTAGCGGAAATTGACATGTCACTTGCATATGGTTTAGAGAAAGAACTCCAAACAACTGAAGTAGATATCAATCTTGGTTTGAATCATGAAGACGTTtatcataagaagaaacaaagcAAGCATTACATGTTAGAACTGAGATCAGCAAGTGATGGGTGTAATCTAGCTTGGTCAGGTGACATCTGTCTAGAAG ATATATACTTCTCTTATCCTTTAAGGTCTGATGTGGAGGTCTTGAGTGGTCTGAATCTGACCCTCGAATGTGGAAAGATAACAGCACTAGTGGGACCCAGTGGTGCTGGAAAAAGTACGATAGTACAACTTCTGGCACGCTTTTATGAG CCAACGAGGGGTCGGATCACTGTAGCAGGAGAAGATATCAGAACTTTTGATAGGAGGGAATGGGCCCGGGTTGTGTCTCTAGTGAATCAG GAACCAGTTCTATTTTCAGTatcaattggagaaaatattgcATATGGGCTTCCTGATGAGACTGTCTCCAAGGATGATATAATTAAGGCAGCTAAAGCTGCCAATGCTCATGAATTCATAATCTCACTTCCTCAG GGTTATGACACACTAGTTGGTGAACGTGGAAGCCTATTAAGTGGTGGACAGAGACAG AGGATTGCTATAGCACGAGCTCTTCTTAAGAATGCTCCAATTTTAATACTTGATGAG GCCACCAGTGCTCTGGATGCAACTAGTGAGTCCCTAGTGCAGCAGGCTCTCGATCACTTGATGAAAGGAAGGACATCCTTGGTGATTGCCCATAGATTAAGTACTgtacaaaatgcaaatcaaattgctctttgcTCAGGCGGTAGGATAGCAGAACTAGGAACCCACCTTGAGTTGTTGGCAAAGAAAGGTCAATACGCCTCATTGGTTGGAACACAGCGCCTTGCGTTTGAATGA
- the LOC135610244 gene encoding ABC transporter B family member 28-like isoform X2, with amino-acid sequence MAAASTSLLQSLFSPFPFPSRMLTSSSISGRCPAALLVRRPHRTARNPPSHVTGVRRRRSGGHARAAYVSAPAADPDPVAKDESPAADVLSLPPVAISWSVIWSLLSRHKIRMAVSLASLVGCTSCTLAMPIFSGKFFQTLTGTVSEPLWRLLSQIAFLYSLEPIFTIIFVTNMTIIWESVMANLRGQIFRQILIQKVEFFDRHKVVGTICILFTLSTQLAPILALLMVVISVLVAVFKRSTVPVFISHGMVQASISDCATETFSAIRTVRSFAGEKRQFSIFRNLVLAYQNNGIKLGTLKSANESLTRTVVYISLMALYCLGGSKVKAGELSVGTMVSFIGYTFTLTFAVQGGVNTLGDLRRTFAAAERINSILSLAEIDMSLAYGLEKELQTTEVDINLGLNHEDVYHKKKQSKHYMLELRSASDGCNLAWSGDICLEDIYFSYPLRSDVEVLSGLNLTLECGKITALVGPSGAGKSTIVQLLARFYEPTRGRITVAGEDIRTFDRREWARVVSLVNQEPVLFSVSIGENIAYGLPDETVSKDDIIKAAKAANAHEFIISLPQGYDTLVGERGSLLSGGQRQRIAIARALLKNAPILILDEATSALDATSESLVQQALDHLMKGRTSLVIAHRLSTVQNANQIALCSGGRIAELGTHLELLAKKGQYASLVGTQRLAFE; translated from the exons atggccgccGCCTCCACCTCTCTTCTTCAATCCCTCTTCTCTCCCTTCCCATTCCCTAGTCGGATGCtcacctcctcctccatctccggCCGATGCCCCGCCGCGCTCCTCGTCCGTCGCCCGCATCGGACGGCTCGAAACCCTCCCTCGCACGTCACCGGCgtgcggaggaggaggagcggaggCCATGCTCGTGCCGCCTATGTCTCCGCCCCTGCAGCCGACCCCGATCCCGTCGCCAAGGATGAAAGTCCCGCGGCGGACGTCTTGTCCCTGCCGCCTGTTGCCATTAGCTGGAGCGTCATCTGGTCTCTCCTCTCCCGTCACAAGATTCGGATGGCCGTCTCGCTCGCCTCTCTAGTTGGATGCACTTCTTGTACCCTCGCGATGCCTATCTTCTCTG GGAAGTTCTTTCAGACACTTACAGGGACAGTTTCTGAGCCTTTATGGAGACTTCTATCTCAGATTGCCTTTTTGTATTCTTTGGAACCcatctttactataatcttcgtcACCAACATGACCATTATATGGGAGTCTGTGATGGCAAATCTAAGAGGCCAGATATTTAGACAGATATTGATTCAAAAG GTGGAGTTTTTTGACCGTCATAAG GTTGTTGGTACGATATGCATACTTTTCACACTCTCGACACAGTTGGCTCCTATCTTAGCGTTGCTGATGGTGGTTATATCTGTTTTAGTAG CTGTGTTTAAGCGGTCAACTGTTCCTGTCTTCATATCTCATGGAATGGTGCAAGCGAGCATATCAGACTGTGCAACTGAAACATTTTCTGCAATTCGTACT GTTAGATCTTTTGCTGGTGAGAAGCGACAGTTCTCCATCTTCAGAAATTTG GTACTTGCTTACCAGAACAATGGCATAAAACTTGGTACTTTGAAGTCTGCAAATGAGTCCTTGACAAGGACAGTAGTCTACATTTCTCTGATGGCACTTTATTGTCTTGGTGGAAGCAAAGTCAAGGCG GGTGAACTGTCTGTTGGAACTATGGTTTCTTTTATTGGTTACACTTTCACGCTAACTTTTGCG GTTCAAGGGGGTGTCAAcactctcggtgatctccgccggACTTTTGCTGCTGCTGAAAGAATTAATTCTATTCTTTCTCTAGCGGAAATTGACATGTCACTTGCATATGGTTTAGAGAAAGAACTCCAAACAACTGAAGTAGATATCAATCTTGGTTTGAATCATGAAGACGTTtatcataagaagaaacaaagcAAGCATTACATGTTAGAACTGAGATCAGCAAGTGATGGGTGTAATCTAGCTTGGTCAGGTGACATCTGTCTAGAAG ATATATACTTCTCTTATCCTTTAAGGTCTGATGTGGAGGTCTTGAGTGGTCTGAATCTGACCCTCGAATGTGGAAAGATAACAGCACTAGTGGGACCCAGTGGTGCTGGAAAAAGTACGATAGTACAACTTCTGGCACGCTTTTATGAG CCAACGAGGGGTCGGATCACTGTAGCAGGAGAAGATATCAGAACTTTTGATAGGAGGGAATGGGCCCGGGTTGTGTCTCTAGTGAATCAG GAACCAGTTCTATTTTCAGTatcaattggagaaaatattgcATATGGGCTTCCTGATGAGACTGTCTCCAAGGATGATATAATTAAGGCAGCTAAAGCTGCCAATGCTCATGAATTCATAATCTCACTTCCTCAG GGTTATGACACACTAGTTGGTGAACGTGGAAGCCTATTAAGTGGTGGACAGAGACAG AGGATTGCTATAGCACGAGCTCTTCTTAAGAATGCTCCAATTTTAATACTTGATGAG GCCACCAGTGCTCTGGATGCAACTAGTGAGTCCCTAGTGCAGCAGGCTCTCGATCACTTGATGAAAGGAAGGACATCCTTGGTGATTGCCCATAGATTAAGTACTgtacaaaatgcaaatcaaattgctctttgcTCAGGCGGTAGGATAGCAGAACTAGGAACCCACCTTGAGTTGTTGGCAAAGAAAGGTCAATACGCCTCATTGGTTGGAACACAGCGCCTTGCGTTTGAATGA
- the LOC135610245 gene encoding uncharacterized protein LOC135610245 produces MMMMMVRKPLMLKDYLELDDDDDDSESVASSGLAGVPTIRCLLDAELRSGAARLVHTAQSNKNTRSKFCAAINAVKLLPFSSSDGRCLPGHDGSLSRSISRRLRGSLWKKKEKKADQQAAVDSRAKVRDIVRHRSFDENGEGWKSLRFPSPVASSLSSWSETESCGTVSDLLPASMASSESLDENAASAGGRRKESPSRGPNLNDKSEKKADDEKSEGEAIASRPAKVSDSKETESYDCNSEEEDEEEKLSPVSVIDYPYQQDNGHDDEEEQDATTTFHRSLANIERTKEQLLRRIRRFEMLAELDPGVLSASSSQDDLQESTDHVASSGGEGEEERAWGLLGELKASPLEEAPRGSMEKLLLDFFIQGQCRSSYANRERPLRWGRMRPPRALRGETREMLNTARDWIDGRRCRDLDDFHGEVTLREMEGNGRWRCFDEVEEELGMQLENALFESAVAELVQDLVSR; encoded by the exons atgatgatgatgatggttagGAAGCCGCTCATGCTCAAGGATTACCTCgagctcgacgacgacgacgacgattcgGAATCCGTTGCCTCCTCCGGTCTCGCCGGTGTCCCCACCATCCGGTGCCTACTCGACGCGGAGCTCCGTAGCGGCGCGGCGAGGCTGGTCCACACAGCGCAATCTAATAAAAATACCCGGTCGAAGTTCTGCGCCGCGATCAATGCCGTCAAGCTCCTGCCTTTTTCCTCCTCCGACGGTAGGTGCCTACCGGGGCATGACGGATCTCTTTCCAGAAGCATATCGAGGCGGCTCAGGGGAAGCTtgtggaagaagaaagaaaagaaggcagACCAGCAGGCGGCGGTGGACAGCAGGGCCAAGGTCAGAGACATCGTACGGCACCGATCGTTCGACGAGAACGGAGAAGGGTGGAAGTCTCTCCGATTCCCCTCCCCCGTTGCTAGTAGTCTCAGCAGTTGGTCGGAGACGGAGTCCTGCGGCACAGTCTCCGACCTCCTCCCCGCGTCCATGGCGAGCTCGGAGAGCCTGGACGAGAACGCTGCCTCCGCGGGTGGGAGGAGAAAAGAATCACCGTCACGTGGCCCAAACCTTAATGACAAGTCGGAGAAGAAGGCCGACGATGAGAAATCGGAGGGTGAAGCCATCGCCAGCCGACCGGCGAAG GTATCGGATAGCAAAGAGACGGAGTCCTACGACTGCAACtccgaggaagaggacgaggaggagaagcTAAGCCCAGTTTCGGTCATCGACTATCCCTACCAACAAGATAACGGGCACGATGACGAGGAGGAACAGGATGCCACCACCACGTTCCATCGCAGCCTCGCCAACATTGAGC GGACCAAAGAGCAGCTGCTGCGCAGGATCAGACGGTTTGAAATGCTCGCCGAGCTGGACCCCGGGGTTCTCTCCGCGTCGTCGTCGCAGGATGATCTCCAAGAATCCACCGACCACGTGGCATCCTCGGGCGGTgagggagaggaggagagagCGTGGGGCCTACTCGGCGAGCTGAAGGCCAGCCCGCTCGAGGAGGCTCCACGTGGGAGCATGGAGAAGCTTCTGTTGGACTTCTTCATCCAAGGGCAGTGCCGCTCCAGCTACGCCAATCGCGAGCGTCCGTTGCGATGGGGCCGCATGCGACCGCCCCGCGCGCTCCGCGGGGAGACCCGGGAGATGTTGAATACCGCTAGAGATTGGATCGACGGCAGGAGATGCAGAGACCTGGACGACTTCCACGGGGAGGTGACGCTGAGGGAGATGGAGGGGAACGGACGGTGGAGATGCTTCGACGAGGTAGAGGAGGAACTGGGGATGCAACTGGAAAATGCCCTGTTCGAGTCAGCTGTGGCGGAGTTGGTACAGGATTTAGTATCACGTTag